The Abditibacteriaceae bacterium DNA window GGGTTCGCTTGGTGACGCCGCCGGTCTGAGTTTCTTTCCCTCAAAGAATTTGGGGGCGTTCGGAGATGCCGGCATGGTTGTCACCAACGATTCCGATCTTGCAACAAAAGTTGACGTGCTGCGACGTCAGGGCGGAGCAAAGAAATATTACCACGAAGTTTTAGGCTTCAATAGCCGTCTTGATACGCTTCAGGCTGCAGTGTTGAATGTGAAGTTGCGCTATCTGGATGAGTGGAATGATGGTCGCCGTCGCGTAGCGCAACGATACAACGAGTTATTGGCCGGACTCCCTATCGAAACGCCGAAAGAAGCGACCGGTGTGCATCACGTTTATCATCAATACACGATTCGCACGCCGCGTCGAGACGATTTGCAAGAGTTCCTTAAGCAGCAGGGTGTCGGCACGATGGTTTACTATCCAGTCCCCCTTCATCTTCAGCCGTTGTACGCAGAAATGAAAGATTTGCAGTTGCCTGAAGCCGTACGGGCTGCCAATGAAGCGCTTTCACTGCCTATTTCGCCTGGACTGACCGAGGAAGATCAACAGCATGTCGTCGAAAGCATTCAGCGATTCTTTGCATGAGCGGAAACGCTACCACATATTTGATTTTGAAACTGTTGACGTCACAAGAGTGGGCAGGCTAGCGTAGGATTACCTGGCTATTCACACCTGGTGAGTACGGTCGAATTCGACCGTACTCACCAGGTGTGAATAGCCAACACCGTCGATGCTTTGATGCTGTGTCGAGGGCTTCAAGGAACAGAAATGTTGGTTTATACCGTTGTTGGTGCGCGTCCTCAATTCATGAAGGCTGCT harbors:
- a CDS encoding DegT/DnrJ/EryC1/StrS family aminotransferase, with product MIPILDLKQQYLSIKDEIDAAMQEVVASSQFILGPAVKELEKNIAAYCECSAGVGVASGTDALRLALGALEIGPDDEVITTSFTFVATANTISHTGARPVFVDIDPNTFNLDASKVEAAITPRTRAIMPVHLYGHAVDMDAILDIAQRHNLKIIEDCAQAIGGKYKGRALGSLGDAAGLSFFPSKNLGAFGDAGMVVTNDSDLATKVDVLRRQGGAKKYYHEVLGFNSRLDTLQAAVLNVKLRYLDEWNDGRRRVAQRYNELLAGLPIETPKEATGVHHVYHQYTIRTPRRDDLQEFLKQQGVGTMVYYPVPLHLQPLYAEMKDLQLPEAVRAANEALSLPISPGLTEEDQQHVVESIQRFFA